The Candidatus Cloacimonadota bacterium region TCATTTTCCGGTCTTTGGAGTGAAAAATCTTCCAGTACGATATTTCTTGCCTCTACTCTTGCCTGTTGCAGGATCTCCAGATCGTTAATGAGATTCGAAAAACGAAAGAGAGGCATCCCTGATTGATTGGTACCGAAGAAATCTCCCGGACCTCTCAGTTGCAGATCTTTTTCAGCAATCATGAATCCGTCATTGGTTGCAGCCATAGTCTTAAGTCGTTCCCTGGCTACCTGAGTGATCGGTTCATAAAAGATGAGAAAACAGAAAGATTCATCAGGACCTCTTCCTACCCTTCCTCTGAGCTGGTGTAATTGACTAAGACCGAATCTTTCAGCATGTTCGACGATCATTACCGAGGCATTCGGCACATCAACCCCAACCTCAATAACGGTTGTAGAGACGAGAATATTGACTCTGTTTTGCTGAAATCCCTGCATGATAGCTTCTTTATCAGCCGACTTCATCCTGCTGTGGATCAATTCGACGGCATAATGCGGAAACACCACTTCCTTCAGGTGTTGATGCAACCTTTCGGCATCGAGCAGGTCGAGCTTTTCTGTTTCACTGATCAGTGGGCAGACAATATAAACCTGATTACCCTTCTTGATAAAATCGGGAATCTTCTTATAAACATCTGTTTTCTTAGTAGCCGGCTTGAGCATTGTTTTGACCGGCTTCCTGTTCGGCGGCAATTCATCCAGAACGGAGATATCCAAGTCGCCATAAATAGTGAGAGCCAGAGAGCGTGGGATAGGTGTTGCCGTGAGATAGAGAATATCGGGGTTTCCGCTCTTATCGGGTAACACAGTTCTCTGATGTACACCAAACCGCTGCTGTTCATCAATGACAATCAACCCTGCTTTGTTGAAAACCACTCTCGCTTCCAACAGGGCATGAGTGCCGATGATCAGTTGGGATACTCCGGCAGTTATATCTTCCAACGCCTGTTTTGTACCTTTCTTGTTACCCCCTAAGACGAGACTGATCTTTATCTCCGGTTGCTCGGCAAGAAGTTGGGAAAAGGTCTGAAAGTGCTGTTTGGCGAGAATTTCTGTCGGTACGAGCAGGACTCCCTGATAGCCGTTTTCTATGGCAAGAAGCATGGCAAAGAGGGCAATAATGGTCTTACCAGAACCAACATCGCCCTGTAACAATCTATTCATTCTTTTGGGGCTCTGCATATCGGTTACG contains the following coding sequences:
- the recG gene encoding ATP-dependent DNA helicase RecG; this translates as LYGYVARVTDDDRRTSQRGICLYFTCTGEQAKTKSSEITIMLKTLQNEVRYLKGVGAFKAQLLQKITINTIEDLLLYLPRTYIEKEQCRKISQMQADNHYKIILRLKSVKQIFVKGGRKQLRAIFTDDLNELLAIWFHYQTWQLAELVPGSYYILDGTLKEFRSVRQMVHPKFERFATEDIEFDLSEEEDWSGRELLPIYPLIPELSQNFLRKIISQAFQDYRDFIKETIPEYIRQKYSLLELKRSLEVLHFPTSMEEAESGRRRLIFEELFYHQMMLARVYKRKKTEGEGITFAIKKNYTTKLKNSLTFTLTAAQKRVLKEIVTDMQSPKRMNRLLQGDVGSGKTIIALFAMLLAIENGYQGVLLVPTEILAKQHFQTFSQLLAEQPEIKISLVLGGNKKGTKQALEDITAGVSQLIIGTHALLEARVVFNKAGLIVIDEQQRFGVHQRTVLPDKSGNPDILYLTATPIPRSLALTIYGDLDISVLDELPPNRKPVKTMLKPATKKTDVYKKIPDFIKKGNQVYIVCPLISETEKLDLLDAERLHQHLKEVVFPHYAVELIHSRMKSADKEAIMQGFQQNRVNILVSTTVIEVGVDVPNASVMIVEHAERFGLSQLHQLRGRVGRGPDESFCFLIFYEPITQVARERLKTMAATNDGFMIAEKDLQLRGPGDFFGTNQSGMPLFRFSNLINDLEILQQARVEARNIVLEDFSLQRPENDLIRERYTATYQTKENLFSY